A single genomic interval of Helianthus annuus cultivar XRQ/B chromosome 6, HanXRQr2.0-SUNRISE, whole genome shotgun sequence harbors:
- the LOC110864888 gene encoding reticulon-like protein B17, whose amino-acid sequence MDTPPSPPYTITTQRSAPESRTKSASRLARTNTQQPPPTLSLDLVSYSPNNTLSPKPQNPLSVRDLLLLSPSPAAKKPKTRLDVCEEVSDPHGSRRRCKNRFANVGSPRNSRRSRRRVEEIRDDKDSMCVDDLVVANNKVKKKRHGGRSKKDKSTSCPSISSPKANVDGEDNDYGYDFHRIGTLVNDLIMWNDVAKSTLWFGFGSLCILSSCFTTGVSFSMLSLVSQLGLLCLCVSFISNTIAQRNGIESKRELKLKEEDILRAARVILPAVNFAISKARKMFSGQPSTTLKVAPLLLLGSEYGHIVTLKRLCALGFFICFTGPKVYSLYSNQICKKGECLKTWIMETWSGCSHKKIVAASAATAFWNLTSIRTRIFAAFICLVIFRWCRQELTWKVEGEEESQQQEKTLTLVENMEVD is encoded by the exons ATGGatacaccaccatcaccaccctaCACAATCACCACCCAACGATCAGCCCCTGAAAGCCGAACCAAATCAGCATCACGTCTGGCCCGAACCAATACCCAACAACCACCACCAACTCTATCTCTTGATCTAGTCTCATACTCACCCAACAACACTCTCTCTCCAAAGCCCCAAAACCCTCTTTCGGTCCGTGATCTCCTTCTTCTATCTCCTTCCCCTGCTGCTAAGAAACCGAAAACCCGACTAGATGTGTGTGAAGAGGTCTCTGATCCACACGGGTCTCGTAGACGCTGCAAGAACCGGTTTGCCAATGTGGGTTCACCTAGAAACAGTAGAAGATCGAGGAGGCGAGTCGAGGAGATTCGAGATGATAAAGATTCGATGTGTGTTGATGATTTGGTTGTTGCGAATAATAAGGTTAAGAAGAAGAGACATGGTGGTAGATCCAAGAAGGATAAATCGACTTCTTGTCCTTCGATTTCGTCCCCCA AGGCAAATGTGGATGGCGAAGATAATGATTACGGGTATGATTTTCATCGGATTGGGACACTGGTTAATGATCTGATCATGTGGAATGATGTAGCAAAATCAACGCTTTGGTTCGGGTTCGGGTCACTTTGTATCCTATCATCCTGTTTCACAACTGGTGTTAGCTTCAG TATGCTTTCTTTGGTATCTCAATTGGGTCTTCTCTGTTTGTGTGTTTCGTTCATCTCCAACACGATTGCGCAAAG gaatgggattgaaagcaAGAGAGAACTAAAGCTCAAAGAAGAGGATATTCTAAGAGCTGCTAGAGTTATACTTCCTGCAGTAAATTTTGCAATCTCAAAAGCCCGAAAGATGTTTTCGGGCCAACCATCCACGACCCTTAAA GTTGCACCATTGTTGCTTCTTGGATCCGAATATGGTCATATTGTAACACTCAAGAGGCTTTGTGCACTTG GATTCTTTATCTGCTTTACGGGCCCAAAAGTGTACTCATTGTACTCAAACCAAATATGCAAGAAAG GTGAGTGCCTGAAAACTTGGATAATGGAAACATGGAGTGGTTGTTCTCACAAGAAAATAGTTGCAGCATCAGCAGCCACAGCCTTTTGGAATCTGACTTCCATTAGAACCCGAATTTTCGCAG CATTCATATGTTTGGTGATCTTTAGATGGTGTAGACAAGAGTTGACATGGAAAGTGGAAGGTGAAGAGGAAAGTCAACAGCAAGAGAAGACGTTGACTTTGGTTGAAAATATGGAAGTTGACTAG